TTCCTCGACGACGCGGGCGGTCGTCCGGAACTCGCGCCAGGCCGGTTCCGGATGCCGGTGGAAGCTGCGACGGAGGGCGACGAGTCGGTCCCGTATCGGCTCGCTCATGCGAGACGCTGACGCGACCCACGCACTTAATTATACACAATCAGTGTTAACGACGGGTACACAAAAAGGATAAGGGAGCGTGTGACAACCGTAGCGTACGAACGTTTCAGGGACGGTGGGCCGTCGCTGTGACAGAGGATTATTCACATGAGCACGAACCCAGACATCGTCGTTCTCCGGGAGGGTACGGAAGGCCTGTCGATGGAATCGTACGCCGAAACGCTTCGCGGGCGCCTCCCCGAACGCACCATCGCGCTCGCTCGCACGCCGGCGGCCGAGCGCGAACTCGTTTCGCAGGCGCGAGTGGTGACCGGAATCACGATCGAGGAGGCCATGCTCGAGTACGCCGACTTCCTCGAGTTGTTCGCGTGTACGTTCGCCGGGACCGACCACGTCCCAATGGATGCGCTGGCCGACCACGGCGTCGCCGTGACCAATGCGGGTGGCATCCACGCACCCGGCATCGCGGAGCAGTCCATCGCTAACATGCTCGTCTTCGCGCGAAACCTCCACGAGGGGTGGCGCCGCAAGCAAAATGGCGAGTGGCGCCACTTCCAGTCCCACGAGTTCACCGACAGCACCGTGACGGTCGTCGGCCTCGGCTCGATCGGCCAGCAGATCGTCACACGGCTCGAGGGGTTCGACGTCGAGACGATCGGCATCCGGTACACGCCGTCGAAGGGCGGCCCGACCGACGAGGTCCTCGGTTTCGAGGCGGACGACGTGCACGAGGCGTTCTCGCGCAGCGACTACGTCGTCCTGGCGTGCCCGCTCAACGATACGACCCGCGGCCTCGTCGGCGAGGCGGAACTAGCGACGCTCCCGCCGAACGCCGTCGTCGTCAACGCCGCTCGAGGAGGGCTCATCGACACCGACGCGCTCGTTTCGGCGCTGCAATTCAATGGCATCCGGGGGGCCGCTCTCGACGTCACCGACCCCGAGCCACTGCCCGGCGACCACCCGCTGTGGGACCTCGAGAACTGTCTGATCACCCCGCACACGGGCGGCCACACGCCGAAACACTGGGATCGGCTGGCCGACATCGTCGCCCACAACGTCCGCGCGCTGGAGTCGGGCGACGCCCTCGAGAACGCCGTCCTCGAGCCGACGTCGGGGTGACCGACGGTGGCTACCGACGATCCCGCCTCCACGACCGACCGCACCGACCAAACGGGGGAAGTGGCCTCCAACCAATCCGATTCGGCGGCGGATCGAGGACCCAGTCCCGCGGCGGATTCGCGAGCGAACTACGACTACGTCGGCGGGGCCGTCGATCGACCGGCTCTCGTCTCGGATCTGGACGCCCGAATCGACGGCGAGGTCCGATTCGACGAGTACACCCGTCAGCTGTACGCGACCGACGCGAGCGCGTACGAACGGACGCCCGTCGGCGTCGTTCTGCCGCGATCGACGGCGGACGTCTCGAGCGTCGTCGGCTACTGCGCTCGCCGCGAGATTCCCGTCTTGCCCCGCGGCGCCGGCACGAGCCTCGCCGGCCAGGCGGTCAACGAGGCCGTCGTCCTCGACCTCACGGCGCACATGGACGCAGTCGGCACGATCGACCCCGACGAACGCCGGGCGACCGTCCAGGCAGGGGCCGTTCTCGCCGACCTGAACGCGGCGCTCGAGCCCCACGGGCTGAAGTTCGCGCCCGACCCTGCCGCCGGCAACCGCAGCACGGTCGGCGGCGCCATCGGAAACAACTCGACGGGCGCCCACTCGCTGCAGTACGGCAAGACCGACGCCTACGTCGAGACGTGCGAGGTCGTCCTCGCCGACGGCTCCGTCGAGCGCTTCGGCGAGGTGACGGTCGCCGACCTCCGGGACACGGCGGACCCGGACGGCGACCTGCTCGACCGAATCTACGAGGCGTTGCGCCGCGTGATCGACGAGGAGGCAGGCGCTATCGGCGAGGCCTTCCCGCAACTGAAGCGCAACGTCTCGGGGTACAACCTGGACCGGCTGGTCGCGGAGGCCTACGGGCGGCCCGACGCGTTCGACGAGCGTGGCGACGGCCCGCTCGTGATCGACGGCGATCCCGACCCCGACGCGACGGTCAACCTCGCCCGGGTGCTCGCCGGCAGCGAAGGAACCCTCGGCGTCGTGACGGAAGCGACGGTCTCGCTCGAGCCCGTGCCCGAGACCACGTCCGTGGCGCTGTTGACCTACCACGACCTGCTCGAAGCG
This region of Natronosalvus halobius genomic DNA includes:
- a CDS encoding NAD(P)-dependent oxidoreductase, with the translated sequence MSTNPDIVVLREGTEGLSMESYAETLRGRLPERTIALARTPAAERELVSQARVVTGITIEEAMLEYADFLELFACTFAGTDHVPMDALADHGVAVTNAGGIHAPGIAEQSIANMLVFARNLHEGWRRKQNGEWRHFQSHEFTDSTVTVVGLGSIGQQIVTRLEGFDVETIGIRYTPSKGGPTDEVLGFEADDVHEAFSRSDYVVLACPLNDTTRGLVGEAELATLPPNAVVVNAARGGLIDTDALVSALQFNGIRGAALDVTDPEPLPGDHPLWDLENCLITPHTGGHTPKHWDRLADIVAHNVRALESGDALENAVLEPTSG